The Stygiolobus azoricus genome window below encodes:
- a CDS encoding PH domain-containing protein produces the protein MLVVRPKISKTIVKGTLLILIFSIFLNVSKIENFIVFLLISFSLLLFYSLLKYLNYYEIGETYIVVHNLLSTKRIEYSEIEDGFLSQGLLARKFNCGSIYIVLKGRKGVEILKDIPEPEKIEEVIKRRIT, from the coding sequence ATGCTGGTTGTTAGACCAAAAATCTCAAAAACAATAGTTAAAGGAACACTTTTAATCCTGATTTTTTCTATCTTTTTAAACGTAAGTAAGATAGAGAACTTTATTGTCTTCTTATTGATCTCTTTTTCTCTTCTACTATTTTATTCTTTACTTAAGTATTTAAATTACTACGAAATAGGGGAGACGTATATAGTTGTTCATAACCTTCTCTCTACAAAGAGGATAGAATATAGTGAAATCGAGGATGGATTTCTATCCCAAGGTCTATTAGCACGAAAGTTTAATTGTGGTTCTATATATATAGTTTTGAAGGGAAGAAAAGGAGTAGAGATCCTCAAAGATATACCGGAGCCTGAGAAGA
- a CDS encoding ABC transporter ATP-binding protein: MSKDVIYEVRHLKKYFEIKKVGLIEKILREKPIYVKALDDISLEIYSGEVLGVVGESGSGKTTLGRILATLDLPTSGEIYFKGEKVTKENLSKIRGKVQMVFQNPASSLDPRMKILDILLEASRRLPKEERLKAVRNTLEEVGLDYEYVANKYPRELSGGQLQRVAIARAIITSPEFIVLDEPTSALDVSVQAQILNLLVKLQKEKNITYMFITHNISVAKFISDRVAVLYAGKLVEIGQVEEVISSPKHPYTQSLISSVPTLSKKALTPPSGEVPSLINPPPACRFNPRCPYVMDICKKEEPPLFEIGGRKVACWLLDQKSQKQ, translated from the coding sequence ATGAGTAAAGATGTCATATATGAAGTGAGGCATTTAAAGAAATACTTTGAGATAAAGAAGGTAGGATTAATAGAGAAAATCCTCCGTGAGAAACCTATTTACGTAAAAGCTCTTGACGATATTAGCCTCGAGATTTATAGTGGCGAAGTATTGGGAGTTGTAGGTGAGTCGGGTTCTGGTAAAACGACATTAGGAAGGATTTTAGCTACATTGGATCTTCCTACGTCGGGGGAAATATACTTTAAAGGGGAAAAGGTAACTAAGGAGAATTTGTCTAAGATTAGAGGAAAAGTGCAAATGGTTTTTCAGAATCCTGCATCGAGCTTAGATCCCAGAATGAAGATCTTAGATATTCTCTTAGAGGCCTCACGTAGACTACCAAAAGAGGAGAGGCTGAAAGCTGTTAGAAATACTTTAGAAGAGGTGGGACTTGATTATGAATACGTAGCAAATAAGTATCCTAGGGAACTATCAGGTGGGCAATTACAGAGAGTGGCTATCGCTAGGGCTATAATCACGTCTCCTGAATTTATAGTGTTGGACGAACCTACTTCTGCCTTAGATGTTTCAGTTCAAGCTCAAATATTGAACCTTCTGGTTAAATTGCAGAAGGAGAAAAATATAACGTATATGTTTATTACGCATAACATAAGTGTGGCTAAATTCATTTCTGACAGAGTAGCAGTCTTATATGCGGGGAAGTTGGTTGAAATAGGGCAAGTAGAGGAAGTAATATCTTCACCTAAACATCCCTATACGCAAAGCTTGATTTCTTCAGTGCCAACACTGTCTAAGAAGGCACTAACTCCGCCTTCTGGTGAAGTACCTTCGCTAATCAATCCTCCTCCGGCTTGTAGATTTAATCCAAGATGTCCTTATGTAATGGATATTTGCAAAAAAGAGGAGCCTCCACTTTTCGAGATTGGTGGTAGAAAAGTAGCATGCTGGTTGTTAGACCAAAAATCTCAAAAACAATAG